From one Verrucomicrobiota bacterium JB022 genomic stretch:
- a CDS encoding uroporphyrinogen-III synthase, with the protein MINPQPLRGRRIVVTRHAEGNSRLAARLQELGAETVELPLIQVESAVDRLTAGDVFRDISQYEWIVFTSANGVRYFFEAFFKAFEDIRSLGIMRIAVVGEGTARQLRELHLKVDLMPEEARAEKLAEAMEAEQTLDNLRVLVITGNRNRDVLVDKLNEARAIVDTLQVYKTELTELKAHPAALQFRAEGADALIFASSSAVTSFGEQAQHLKLQPGAKVPQLCSFGPITSETMRKAGIPIAVEAQESSLDGMVAALVEHFTSGN; encoded by the coding sequence ATGATCAACCCGCAACCATTGCGTGGGCGCCGCATCGTCGTGACGCGCCATGCCGAGGGCAACAGCCGACTGGCTGCGCGCCTGCAGGAGCTTGGCGCCGAAACGGTCGAGCTGCCGCTGATCCAGGTCGAATCGGCCGTGGACCGCCTGACGGCTGGCGACGTGTTTCGCGACATCTCGCAATACGAGTGGATCGTCTTTACCAGCGCCAATGGCGTGCGCTATTTCTTCGAAGCGTTTTTCAAGGCCTTTGAAGACATCCGCTCGCTCGGCATCATGCGCATCGCGGTTGTCGGCGAAGGCACCGCCCGCCAACTGCGCGAGCTGCACCTGAAAGTCGACCTGATGCCCGAAGAGGCCCGTGCGGAAAAGCTGGCCGAGGCCATGGAAGCGGAGCAGACGCTCGACAACCTGCGCGTGCTCGTGATCACGGGCAACCGCAACCGCGATGTGCTGGTCGACAAGCTCAACGAGGCCCGTGCCATCGTCGATACGCTGCAGGTCTACAAGACGGAGCTGACCGAGCTGAAGGCGCACCCCGCCGCGCTCCAGTTCCGCGCCGAAGGGGCCGACGCGCTGATCTTTGCCAGCTCGTCGGCCGTTACCAGCTTTGGCGAGCAGGCGCAGCACCTCAAGCTGCAGCCGGGCGCAAAAGTGCCGCAGCTCTGCAGCTTTGGGCCGATCACCTCCGAGACGATGCGCAAGGCCGGTATCCCCATCGCGGTCGAAGCG